One region of Bacillus zhangzhouensis genomic DNA includes:
- the qoxD gene encoding cytochrome aa3 quinol oxidase subunit IV, which yields MAGKTHSSAEHEHFPWKHVVGFILSIVLTILAFWIAIGAEIGSSAKLWIIFGFAFIQAFLQLFMFMHMTESENGTVQVGNTLFGLFCAIIFVIGSVWIFAAHYSHGENSKDGYSPSAPKQSEHSEK from the coding sequence ATGGCTGGAAAAACACATTCCTCAGCAGAGCACGAACACTTCCCTTGGAAACACGTAGTTGGCTTTATTCTATCCATTGTGCTGACAATCTTAGCATTCTGGATTGCGATTGGAGCTGAAATTGGCAGTTCCGCAAAACTATGGATTATCTTTGGTTTTGCGTTCATTCAAGCATTCTTGCAGCTGTTCATGTTTATGCACATGACAGAGAGCGAGAACGGAACTGTTCAAGTCGGAAATACTTTGTTTGGTCTGTTCTGTGCGATTATCTTCGTCATCGGATCTGTTTGGATCTTTGCGGCTCACTACAGCCACGGAGAGAACAGTAAAGACGGTTATTCACCGTCTGCGCCAAAGCAGTCT